From Poecile atricapillus isolate bPoeAtr1 chromosome Z, bPoeAtr1.hap1, whole genome shotgun sequence, one genomic window encodes:
- the HSPB3 gene encoding heat shock protein beta-3 yields the protein MLSSACSKSETLHQRIDWSVGKTHSWEELSLTLQLPDTAGAAADPSASAMAEAVIRHWVETPVRYQEQFADQELEAHKLNHLLYALPGPATTALSDQRCARESTAGESGQEEENTHFRVLLDVVQFRPEDIIIQTFEGWLLIKAQHGPRMDEHGFISRSFIRQYKLPDGVENKDLSALFCHDGILVVEMKNSVEKN from the coding sequence ATGTTAAGCTCTGCCTGTTCTAAAAGTGAAACGCTACATCAACGGATAGACTGGTCTGTGGGTAAGACACACAGCTGGGAAGAGCTCAGTCTGACTCTGCAACTTCCcgacacagcaggagcagcagctgatccTTCTGCCTCAGCAATGGCAGAAGCTGTCATAAGACACTGGGTGGAAACTCCTGTACGCTACCAGGAGCAGTTTGCTGACCAAGAGCTGGAAGCACACAAACTGAACCACCTTTTATATGCTTTGCCGGGCCCTGCCACCACTGCACTGAGTGACCAAAGGTGTGCCAGAGAAAGTACGGCTGGGGAGAGCggccaggaggaggaaaacacacattttcGGGTCTTGCTGGACGTTGTGCAGTTCCGCCCTGAAGATATCATTATCCAGACTTTCGAAGGCTGGCTCCTGATTAAAGCTCAGCACGGACCCAGGATGGATGAACATGGTTTCATATCCAGAAGTTTCATCAGACAATACAAATTACCTGATGGAGTGGAGAACAAAGACTTGTCTGCACTTTTCTGCCACGATGGCATTTTGGTTGTTGAAATGAAGAACTCAGTGGAAAAGAATTAG